CATGGGCCAGTTCCTGCTCAGCGCCGGTACGCCCGGCAAGCGCTTCGCCCTGCCGAACGCCGAGATCCTGATCCACCAGCCCTCCGCGGGCCTCGCGGGTTCGGCCTCGGACATCAAGATCCACGCCGAGCGGCTGCTGCACACCAAGAAGCGCATGGCCGAGCTCACCTCGCAGCACACGGGCCAGACCGTCGAGCAGGTCACCCGGGACTCGGACCGCGACCGCTGGTTCGACCCCGAGGAGGCCAAGGCGTACGGCCTCATCGACGACGTCATCGCCACGGCCGCAGGCATCCCGGGCGGCGGCGGCACAGGGGTGTAAGGCCCCCAACGCCCTCCAGCCCCCGCCTAAGCCCCTTTCAGGAGACACCGTGAACGACTTCCCCGGCAGCGGCCTCTACGACCGTACAAGGGCCGCCCAGGCCGCCCAGGCGGAGTACACCGGCCCCGCCGCCGAATCCCGCTACGTCATCCCGCGCTTCGTCGAGCGCACCTCGCAGGGCGTGCGCGAGTACGACCCGTACGCGAAGCTCTTCGAGGAGCGCGTGATCTTCCTCGGCGTGCAGATCGACGACGCCTCCGCCAACGACGTCATGGCGCAGCTGCTGTGCCTGGAGTCGATGGACCCCGACCGGGACATCTCGGTCTACATCAACAGCCCCGGTGGCTCGTTCACGGCCCTCACGGCCATTTACGACACGATGCAGTTCGTGAAGCCGGACGTCCAGACGGTCTGCATGGGCCAGGCGGCCTCCGCCGCCGCGATCCTCCTCGCGGCCGGTACGCCGGGCAAGCGCATGGCGCTGCCCAACGCGCGCGTGCTGATCCACCAGCCGTACAGCGAGACCGGCCGCGGGCAGGTCTCCGACCTGGAGATCGCGGCCAACGAGATCCTCCGGATGCGTGCCCAGCTGGAGGACATGCTGGCCAGGCACTCCACCACGCCGATCGAGAAGATCCGCGAGGACATCGAGCGCGACAAGATCCTCACGGCCGAGGACGCGCTGGCCTACGGCCTGATCGACCAGATCATTTCCACTCGGAAAATGAACAACGCCAGCGTCCGCTGACGTACTGGTGGACGCAGAAGCTGTGGCGTCTGCCGCCCCTTGGCACGGTTTGACTCGGAGCACGACAAAGTGAACCGCGCCAAGGGGGGCCCGAACGAGGGGCCCGGCAAGGTACCGTCGGACATAAGGCAGCACCAGGAGTCGCTGGACCTAGGCGTCTCCCAGGCGAAGGGGAAGCACACCGTGGCACGCATCGGTGACGGCGGCGATCTGCTCAAGTGCTCGTTCTGTGGCAAGAGCCAGAAGCAGGTCAAAAAGCTCATCGCAGGCCCCGGTGTGTACATCTGCGACGAGTGCATCGATCTCTGCAACGAGATCATCGAGGAAGAACTCGCGGAGACGAGTGAGGTCAGGTGGGAGGAACTCCCCAAGCCTCGCGAGATCTACGAGTTCCTCGAGGGGTACGTAGTCGGTCAGGAGTCGGCCAAGAAGGCCCTGTCCGTCGCGGTGTACAACCACTACAAGCGGGTCCAGGCCGGTGAGAACAGCGGCGGTCAAAGCCGTGAGGACGCCATCGAGTTGGCGAAGTCGAACATCCTCCTGCTGGGCCCCACGGGCTCGGGCAAGACCCTCCTCGCGCAGACACTGGCGCGCATGCTGAACGTCCCGTTCGCCATCG
The DNA window shown above is from Streptomyces sp. NBC_01451 and carries:
- a CDS encoding ATP-dependent Clp protease proteolytic subunit produces the protein MPSAAGEPSIGGGLGDQVYNRLLNERIIFLGQPVDDDIANKITAQLLLLAAADPDKDINLYINSPGGSITAGMAIYDTMQFIKNDVMTIAMGLAASMGQFLLSAGTPGKRFALPNAEILIHQPSAGLAGSASDIKIHAERLLHTKKRMAELTSQHTGQTVEQVTRDSDRDRWFDPEEAKAYGLIDDVIATAAGIPGGGGTGV
- a CDS encoding ATP-dependent Clp protease proteolytic subunit yields the protein MNDFPGSGLYDRTRAAQAAQAEYTGPAAESRYVIPRFVERTSQGVREYDPYAKLFEERVIFLGVQIDDASANDVMAQLLCLESMDPDRDISVYINSPGGSFTALTAIYDTMQFVKPDVQTVCMGQAASAAAILLAAGTPGKRMALPNARVLIHQPYSETGRGQVSDLEIAANEILRMRAQLEDMLARHSTTPIEKIREDIERDKILTAEDALAYGLIDQIISTRKMNNASVR